The nucleotide window CCAAAGTACAGTTGTACTTAATTTCATACAGTCCGTTTTTGATGGGCATTAGTTTGTTCCAAACATTTAGCTGCTTCTGCAATAAACAGCACCGCAGAGAACACCAGCTCCGTGAGCAGCTTTCCATGTGCAAGCGCTCTGTCCACAGATTCCTAGAAGCCCAGTTGCTGTGCTGGGGGGGGCTGTGCGCTAAGGATAGGTGTCTGGGATGGGAAGAGCAGCTCTAGGCTGAGGCACACCAGCCTATGTTTGATGGGTGCCCCCGGGAGTAGGTGTCGGGGAGGAACACGTGAGAGGGCAGAgctggaagggggggggggggcaagctGGCTACCGGTTATCGCTGCACTTGGTCCTTAGGAATGCATAAGTCACACCTGCCAACTCGGCTCAAGCGCCCTGTTTCTTTCAGATGCCAAAGACCCGGATCAGCTGGGCCGGAATAAGATCACACATATCATCTCTATCCACGAATCACCCCAAACTCTGCTGCAGGTACCCCAAACCCGCCATTCCAGggctggcaggggtggggggctggagagctgtAGGTCCAGGGCTACCCTCCACCCCATCCCTACTTTCTAGTACTGGAGATTAGCTTAGGGTGTTGAACATGCCAGGCAAATGACCTCTCCCTGAGCCACAGTCCCTGGACTGCCATCTTGACCCCAGCTGGCTCATCCAGCCTCCTCACCGGACTGTTTTATCATCCCTGTTTGGTGACTGAGGCCACAGAAGTAAATGAACTCACCTAAGGTCATACAGTGAAGACACTAGCCAACTAGGATTTGAACAcagtccatctgaccctacaGGTCTCGTATCAATCCTGAATATTAAGACCTTAAAATGCAGGTCTCATATTAATCCCTTTTGCACTTACCTGGGCATCCTTCCAATTGCCAAGCATCGGGATGATTCCAAACAGACGCTCCCAGGTTCTGTGTCTTGCCGTACAACCTTGCGCTGTGACTTCAGCTCTTTAGTGCCTTTGAGCCCAGCTGCCCCAGAGGGCTGTAGTGAGGGTCCAGAGGGCCAGCCAGATGTGGAAGACATTTCCGCATGCTGCAAGGCACATTCTCATTGGGTGGTTGGTTCTGCTCTCATGGAGTCCGAAGGAAGAGAAGATGGTTTTAGGaccaaaaggaagaaggaaaaaaaaaaaaaaaaaaaaaactcagaccACTGGCACTAGAGTCCAAAGACCATTTTTTCTCTTTGTGAACTTTACACAAGACAAGCTGAGCCCTAGATAGTAAATGGAAATTTTGCAATAGTATGAACCTCACTGAGTGCCTCTGAGACACATATAGATGTTCAGAAAAGTATAACTGATAGAAGATAAGTTGTTGCTTTAAATGCTCTTATCCCaggctagggaaatggctcagtgtcgAAGAGCACTTTCTAcagatcctcagcacccataTAGAAGCCAGGCATGCCCATATGTGCCTGTAACCCTGGCACCAGAGGTAgagcaggtggaggcaggagaatctttgGGAGCAGCTGGCTGCCAGCCAGGCTGAAAAacatttccaggttctgggagaGGGCCTGTCTCAGGGGAATAAGGCAGAGGGTAATAAGGCAAGACACCTAACCTTGGCAGACATGCACATAATGTATGTAGCTACCCCTcctatgcatacatatgtgcatgcatagctacacacacatatatacacacacgtcaTTTTTCATATAtcgatatacatatatattcccagAAGAGAGCCTCTTATATTAGGTTCTATGTCTACTACAGCTACTGCAGAGTTGAGAAGGCTCAGGagatcttaaattaaaaaaaaaaaaaaaaaaagccaggtggtggtggcacatgcatttaatccaagaacttgggaggcagaggcaggtggatctctgtgagttcaagaccagcctggtctacagagtgagttccagcacagccaaggctacagagagaaaccctgtctcgaaacaccagcagaaaaaagaaaagtgggggGAGGTgctctaggggctggagagatggctcagtggttaagagcacttgttcttgtaaAAATccaggcttgattcccagcacccacatggcacggTAACTCCAGCTCACAGgataactccatttccagagagatctgatgccttctcctgACCTCCAAGGCCACCTGGCACACACACGGCacacatttacatacatgcaagcagaacactcacacattaaataaatcttttaaattaatgaacaaacaaaaaagcagtgacaGAACCCACCACAAACTTGCTGTCATGGCCTTGGCAGGGCCTTTCTCCCTTTCAGGGCCTCAGTTTTTTCCACCTCTCAAACTTGATGGTCTCTAAGGGCAGCTGACAATAATCTATGACTTTCGTTGTCAGTGAAGAAATTTCCAGGCCAGTGGAGTTCGAGTTTGCATTCTAGGGCAGCCTCATTCTGGAGCACTGGAGTATGTAGTCTGAACAGATTGCATGGGCAGGCTTTCCAAGTTATTAATGTGTTTGTTACAGAAATGAGTGCTTAGAAAAAGAGCCCTGCCCCGACACCTCACCAGCAGCCGTCCCTCCCATCAGGGAGTTCAGTAGACAGGGTTTGATGCTGCCAGGCaagcccacagccaaacacactGCACAGGGAAAGTGCAGATCCCGAAGACAACAAGGGATTCCGTGACCTTGGACATGTTAGACGGAGATAGGACAAGCCTCCCTGGGCACAAGAGGACAAATCCTGTGTCCTTCAAGAGCCGCCGCCAGCAGCAGGCCAGGCACCTGAAAAAAAATGTCGTGTGAAGTAGCAAAACATTAAGGGAGACCCTTGAGAAATGCAGTGAGGGTTGAAAACATGGGCAGAAAGAGCCTCAGTACCCTGGCGTGAATACCTCAGCATGAAGCCAAGCCTGTCAGAGCAATTCTCGAAGCTGTGGTCGCTGATGTTGGTGTtattgtgtctgtctgtctgtcctttaaGTCAGAGATTTACTgtggtagctcaggctggtctctaactcacaatcctcctgcctcagcctcttgaatgctaggattacgGATGGGCAGTCACTATGCCTAACTGTTCTTTTCCTACTTTCATACTCTTCAAGACAGTGAGCTCTGCCCTTTCCCTGTGTAACTCTGCAATCCCCACTTGGAGGACAAACCCTTAGAGGGGCACCTTCCCAGCTTCCAAGTCCTTGTGGGTGAGGACACCATCAGCACAGAGCTGGCAGGCCCTGCCCTTAGGGACAGGAAAACAATGGCTGTCCAGAGAAGGGGCAGGAATGGGCTGGGTCTCACTGGCCTTGGCAGCtcaggctgggggaggggtgcaggcATGGCCCACCACCTGAGTGTATGTTACATCCTTGCAGGATATCACCTATCTTCGAATCTCAGTGGCTGACACTCCTGAAGTACCCATGTAAGTTCCCCTGGATAGGTCAAAAGCCGACAGAGAGATGCCCCTGGGGTGGGAGTGAGGCCGTAGAGTATTCAGGCCAGAAAGCTGTCACAGGGCACCCAGAGCCAGACTGAGTCTGCTTCAACCATGCCCTTGCAGAATGTCCCTCATCAGCTCTCTCCGGGGCCTCAGCCTCCTCCCCTGTGACATGGAGAAAGTGTCCTGTCTCTTGGGACCAGGTGCACAGCAGAGTTGAGGGTCAGCGTGTCTTGTGTACTGGCTTACAGTTAAGACACCTGGTTTGTAGCCAGGCTCTGGCATTtactgctgtgtgaccttggcaaaATAGCTTGTCTTCTCTGACCTTCAGCTACATAAATGCGGGAGGTGATGAGTCAAGGAGATTTGCAAAAATGAGGTGACTCCAGTGGAGGATGTGGGATGGTCATTGCAGGGGTTATGTCTGGTTTACTAGCACTGGTACGGGGTCTTGGGGCGGACCCAGGCTGAAGCCTTGCCCTTTGGGGCTCTTCTCCCAGCCCACTGCTGACTGTTCCAGATGCTCTGGTTGTAGACCCCAGAAGAATGGCGCCCCCACTCTCCCCACTTTCATGCCCACTTTCATGCCCTTGTTCCCTCTACCCTCTGGAGAGGCATCTGCCTCGGCAGTAACCAGCCTCTCTCCCTACCTGCACTGCTGCCTCCTTCCGTTCACCATGCTGGCTGCACTAAGGACCCAGGGTTCTCTGTCCCTTGCTGTCCGTAAGTGGGGAGGAAACAGCTCCCAAGCGACCTGCCCCACCCCAGCACTCCTTCTCCTGTCACTCTCTTCTCTAGcaaaaaacacttcaaagaatgcATCAACTTTATCCACTGTTGCCGCCTCAACGGGGGTAACTGCCTTGTGCACTGGTGAGTTCCGAAAGGCGTCCTCCTCACGTGCATGCCTGCGGGGCAGGTCCCCTCCGGCCTGTCACAGTGCTGACAGCCCATCACTCATCAGGACAGACCACTCAGAGGCTCACTCCTGGCAGCTGGATGGCCATAGCCCAGCAGCTGTTTCCTTGAGACTCCATTTTCTTATCTGTAAAGTGGGGAATGAAGGTTATGCTGACAGGGCTGTTGGGTCACTTAGGTAACCCATTCATTCTAGCTTCTCTCCTCCCCTGCAGGCCTCTGAGGCAGGAGTGCAGGGTTAGAACTCTGAGTCTTCCCCAGTGTCCCTGACCCAAAGATAGCATTCATCCCATGACATCTCACCAGGACGGTCTGTCAGGGGCCAAGGGACCAGCTCTTTTAAGAGCTGCTTCTCCACACAGTTAGCCATCTTACCCTGCCCTTCCTCAATCACCAGCCCACCTTCCACCTCAAGATCTTTGTACATACTACCCAAGAATCTTTTGTTCCATCTTGTGGTGTGggcaattgaactcaggctcATACACACCAAGCATGTACTCCACAATTCACCTGCGGTCCCCGGCCCTCAACATTCTTGGCTTGGTTTGACGTCCCTTCCCACCCCCACTAAAGAAACCTCTCCAAACCCCAGACTCACCTTGTCTTCAAGTGCTCCTCGGTATCTGAAATTGCTGCTTTGCTTAGCAGCTGTTTCTCCAAACGACACTGTAAGCTCCAGGGCATCAGAGATCATGGGTGTTTTTCCTTAACCCAGGACCTGAACAAAAAGCTGGTCAAGGGAAGCTTGTTGGACGGATGAGTGATACTTCCGCCAGTCCCTTAGTGTGGGAGAGAGAGTACTGGTCAAACCAAAGGTTGGAGCTAGGAAGGCAGGCTCCCTGTGGTTGGACAAGCGTGGAGAGGCTCCAGGGCGGGAAGGGCATATGGAAGGGAGCAGGACGTCCTGAAGCCTGGGGTTGCCCCGATCCAGCTTTGCAGGTATATCTCGAAGTACCACCATCGTGATCGCCTATGTGATGACGGTGACTGGACTAGGCTGGCGGGAAGTGCTTGAAGCCATCAAGGCCACCCGGCCCATCGCCAACCCAAACCCAGGCTTCAGGCAGCAGCTTGAGGAGTTTGGCTGGGGAAACTCCCAAAAGGTAGGGGCTGCGCAGGGCCGGGGAGCCTGCGTTCCTccttgttctcagcacccactggATGGGGTGCAGCCTGTGTCTTTCCCCTGCCTCCACTCTCACTCGGGTCACAAACTCccaaactcaagatcctcctgcctcagactccaagCACTGGGATTGCGCCCgggtcaccacacctggcctgggTTTTcaggtttgcttttgtttgtctcTTTAACTGAGAATTTGGATGCTTTTAGACCAGACTGTGACCAACACAAGTGTTCCTAACGCAGAACAGTTCAGGGTTTGTCCACTTGAGGGTCTGTGTGCTGTTCTACCGGGGGTCTTTCTGAGGCCAAAGGAGTCCTTTCTCTTAGCACTTCCGGGGAGACAACACATGAAATTATcagactgaaaaaaagaaaaaaaaaagaaaaagaaaaaatcaggttGAAACCACTCAGCTAActaggagggagagggagagaaactgagaatAACTGGGAAGATGGCAGTGGGGACGGCAAGGGTGCCATAGGCCAGGACCAAACAAGGAAGAGGCCCCGGGGGTGTGTGGTGTCTTTGAATCTAGCGATGAGGACGCGGTTTAATGCGGTTTGCAGCGGGCACATCAGGAATATGTCCTGCCGAGGGTAGTGGGTTCCGGGGTAGAGGTGAGATCCTCAGGGTTGAGGCGGGGCGCCCCGGTGAGGGTTGGAAAGTCTTCGAATGGAGACAGAGGGGCGCCTGGAGGATCCACGGGTGGGGAGACGGGGAAGGGTGGAGGTGGCAACCTGGTGGCTGCTGGACCCCGTCCCCACCCTTCCCCGCCCCAGCTTCGCCGGCAGCTGGAGGAGCGCTTCGGGGAAAGCCCTTTTCGGGACGAGGAGGACTTGCGCACGCTGCTCCCTCTCTGCAAGCGCTGTCGCCAGGGCTCAGCGACCTCGGCCGCGTCGGCCACGTCGGCCACAGCGCCCTCGGCTTCCGAGGGGACCCTGCAGCGCCTGGTGCCGCGATCGCCGCGGGACGCCCACCGGCCGCTGCCGCTGCTGGCGCGCGTCAAGCAGACTTTCTCCTGCCTCCCGAGGTGCCTGTCGCGCAAGGGCGACAAGTGAGCGCCGCCGCGCCTGCCGCTCCGCCCCGTCTTGGCGCCGCAGCCGTCTCGGGCGGCTAGGGCTTCCCACGGCCGGCCGGGATGCAGCCAGAGCCCATGGGAACCCCTGCCCCGTGCCCATCACGCTTGTCTGCGCCCGTCCTCGGTGTCCCTCTGTGAGTCTGTGTTCGGCTGGCCTGCTGCAAGCCACCTGGTGCCTTAGTCCTTGAGCTCTGGAGAGGGGTCCTGGGCCTCCACCCCGACGGGCAGGCGAGGAGCAGGACCGGCCTGGCGGACCGGCCTGGAGGAGATTAAAGAGACACAGAAGTTGCCTGGCCTCTGGTCATTCCGCAGAGCCTGGGCTTGGGAGCCTGCAGGAGGCAGGGCAGGAGCAGCTTCCGGGGGCCCTGGGAAGCGCCGTTCTCCACCGGCGTGCAGAGCTGAATTCAAGACCATGCCCTTCTACGACACCAGCCCTCCCATCTCCCCACAGTTGGACTCTTGTTCCCCTTTGCTCTGGACCCCCCACACCACCTCCCgaggccctttcctcttctccaatcctccctcctcctactcctctgAACAGAAATAACTGGCCTTTGTGGTCCAGTTGGTGGTGTTGCCTTCACATCATCTTTTACTGTCTGAAATGGCTCTATCCTCAGGGATAACACCTAGGCTCAGAGAGGTCAGGCAGCAGGCCCAGGCGCACACAGCTAGGGCAGGTCATTCCCAGCTGTGAGGGTAAGGAGGAAGCAACTCCTGGTGTGCTGtttcctggagagagagagagagagagagagagagagagagagagagagagagagagagagagagagacccatcGGGGTGCAGGGGGCGgcaggactctctctctctctctttaaggtTACTAATCCAGCAAAGCAGTAAGTAACCGTCTGGAGGGACAGAGCTGAGAGAACTAAAGTAGTTATCACTCAGTAGACTCTTGTGGCTTC belongs to Meriones unguiculatus strain TT.TT164.6M chromosome 4, Bangor_MerUng_6.1, whole genome shotgun sequence and includes:
- the Dusp15 gene encoding dual specificity protein phosphatase 15 isoform X1; protein product: MGNGMTKVLPGLYLGNFIDAKDPDQLGRNKITHIISIHESPQTLLQDITYLRISVADTPEVPIKKHFKECINFIHCCRLNGGNCLVHCFAGISRSTTIVIAYVMTVTGLGWREVLEAIKATRPIANPNPGFRQQLEEFGWGNSQKLRRQLEERFGESPFRDEEDLRTLLPLCKRCRQGSATSAASATSATAPSASEGTLQRLVPRSPRDAHRPLPLLARVKQTFSCLPRCLSRKGDK
- the Dusp15 gene encoding dual specificity protein phosphatase 15 isoform X3, producing MTVTGLGWREVLEAIKATRPIANPNPGFRQQLEEFGWGNSQKLRRQLEERFGESPFRDEEDLRTLLPLCKRCRQGSATSAASATSATAPSASEGTLQRLVPRSPRDAHRPLPLLARVKQTFSCLPRCLSRKGDK
- the Dusp15 gene encoding dual specificity protein phosphatase 15 isoform X2 encodes the protein MGNGMTKVLPGLYLGNFIDAKDPDQLGRNKITHIISIHESPQTLLQDITYLRISVADTPEVPIFAGISRSTTIVIAYVMTVTGLGWREVLEAIKATRPIANPNPGFRQQLEEFGWGNSQKLRRQLEERFGESPFRDEEDLRTLLPLCKRCRQGSATSAASATSATAPSASEGTLQRLVPRSPRDAHRPLPLLARVKQTFSCLPRCLSRKGDK